A part of Oryctolagus cuniculus chromosome 4, mOryCun1.1, whole genome shotgun sequence genomic DNA contains:
- the LOC100356209 gene encoding H(+)/Cl(-) exchange transporter 4, with amino-acid sequence MSGPGNLMDFLDEPFPDVGTYEDFHTIDWLREKSRDTDRHRKITSRSRESVWEFVKSLLDAWSGWAVMLLIGLLAGTLAGVIDLAVDWMTDLKEGVCLSAFWYSHEQCCWTSNETTFEDRDRCPQWQTWSELLVNRSEGASAYVLNYLMYILWALLFAFLAVSLVRVFAPYACGSGIPEIKTILSGFIIRGYLGKWTLLIKTVTLVLVVSSGLSLGKEGPLVHVACCCGNLFSGLFSKYSRNEGKRREVLSAAAAAGVSVAFGAPIGGVLFSLEEVSYYFPLKTLWRSFFAALVAAFTLRSINPFGNSRLVLFYVEYHTPWYMAELLPFILLGVFGGLWGALFIRGNIAWCRRRKTTRLGRYPVLEVLAVTAVTAVAAYPNPYTRRSTSELISELFNDCGALASSQLCDYVSDPNMTRPLDDIPDRPAGRGVYTAMWQLALALVFKVVITVFTFGMKIPSGLFIPSMAVGAMAGRMVGVGVEQLAYHHHDWIVFRNWCRPGADCVTPGLYAMVGAAACLGGVTRMTVSLVVIMFELTGGLEYIVPLMAAAVTSKWVADAFGKEGIYEAHIHLNGYPFLDVKDEFTHRTLATDVMRPRRGEPPLSVLTQDGMTVEDVEALIKDTDYNGFPVVVSRDSERLIGFAQRRELILAIKNARQRQDGVVSSSVTYFTEEPPELPANSPQPLKLRRIVNLSPFTVTDHTPMETVVDIFRKLGLRQCLVTRSGRLLGIITKKDVLRHMAQMANQDPESIMFN; translated from the coding sequence ATGAGCGGCCCGGGAAACCTGATGGACTTCTTGGACGAGCCGTTCCCCGACGTGGGGACCTACGAGGACTTCCACACCATCGACTGGCTGCGGGAGAAGTCGCGGGACACCGACCGGCACAGGAAGATCACCAGCAGGAGCAGGGAGTCCGTGTGGGAGTTCGTCAAGAGCTTGCTGGACGCCTGGTCGGGGTGGGCGGTGATGCTGCTCATCGGGCTGCTGGCAGGCACCCTGGCCGGGGTCATCGACCTGGCCGTGGACTGGATGACCGACCTGAAGGAGGGCGTGTGCCTGTCCGCCTTCTGGTACAGCCACGAGCAGTGCTGCTGGACGTCCAACGAGACCACGTTCGAGGACCGCGACAGGTGCCCGCAGTGGCAGACGTGGTCGGAGCTGCTGGTGAACCGGTCGGAGGGGGCCAGCGCCTACGTCCTCAACTACCTGATGTACATCCTGTGGGCGCTGCTCTTTGCCTTCCTGGCCGTGTCCCTGGTGCGCGTCTTCGCGCCCTACGCCTGCGGCTCCGGGATCCCGGAGATCAAGACCATCCTGAGCGGCTTCATCATCCGGGGCTACCTGGGCAAGTGGACGCTGCTCATCAAGACGGTCACCCTGGTGCTGGTGGTGTCGTCCGGGCTTAGCCTGGGCAAGGAGGGGCCGCTGGTGCACGTGGCCTGCTGCTGCGGGAACCTCTTCAGCGGCCTCTTCTCCAAGTACAGCCGCAACGAGGGCAAGAGGCGGGAGGTGCtgtcggccgccgccgccgcgggcgtCTCCGTGGCCTTCGGGGCCCCGATCGGGGGTGTGCTGTTCAGCCTGGAGGAGGTCAGCTACTACTTCCCCCTGAAGACGCTGTGGAGGTCCTTCTTCGCGGCCCTGGTGGCGGCCTTCACGCTGCGGTCCATCAACCCCTTCGGCAACAGCCGGCTGGTGCTGTTCTACGTGGAGTACCACACGCCCTGGTACATGGCCGAGCTGCTCCCCTTCATCCTACTGGGCGTCTTCGGGGGCCTGTGGGGGGCGCTCTTCATCCGCGGCAACATCGCCTGGTGCCGGAGGCGCAAGACCACCCGGCTGGGCCGGTACCCGGTGCTGGAGGTGCTGGCGGTCACGGCCGTCACGGCCGTCGCCGCCTACCCGAACCCCTACACGCGGCGCAGCACCAGCGAGCTCATCTCCGAGCTGTTCAATGACTGCGGCGCCCTGGCGTCCTCCCAGCTCTGCGACTACGTCAGTGACCCCAACATGACCCGGCCGCTGGACGACATCCCCGACCGGCCGGCCGGGCGCGGGGTCTACACCGCCATGTGGCAGCTGGCCCTGGCGCTGGTCTTCAAGGTCGTCATCACCGTCTTCACCTTCGGCATGAAGATCCCCTCGGGCCTCTTCATCCCCAGCATGGCCGTGGGCGCCATGGCGGGCAGGATGGTGGGCGTGGGCGTGGAGCAGCTGGCCTACCATCACCACGACTGGATCGTCTTCAGGAACTGGTGCCGGCCCGGCGCCGACTGCGTCACGCCGGGACTCTACGCCATGGTGGGCGCCGCGGCGTGCCTAGGCGGCGTGACCAGGATGACCGTGTCCCTGGTGGTCATCATGTTCGAGCTGACCGGCGGCCTGGAGTACATCGTGCCCCTGATGGCGGCGGCCGTGACCAGCAAGTGGGTGGCCGACGCCTTCGGGAAGGAGGGCATCTACGAGGCGCACATCCACCTGAACGGGTACCCGTTCCTGGACGTCAAGGACGAGTTCACGCACCGCACGCTGGCCACGGACGTCATGCGGCCCCGGCGCGGGGAGCCGCCGCTGTCGGTGCTCACCCAGGACGGCATGACCGTGGAGGACGTGGAGGCGCTCATCAAGGACACCGACTACAACGGCTTCCCGGTGGTGGTGTCCCGGGACTCCGAGCGCCTCATCGGCTTCGCCCAGAGGAGGGAGCTCATCCTGGCCATCAAGAATGCCCGGCAGCGGCAGGACGGCGTGGTGAGCAGCTCCGTCACGTACTTCACGGAGGAGCCCCCGGAGCTGCCGGCCAACAGCCCGCAGCCCCTGAAGCTGCGGCGCATCGTGAACCTCAGCCCCTTCACCGTCACGGACCACACGCCCATGGAGACCGTGGTGGACATCTTCCGCAAGCTGGGGCTGCGGCAGTGCCTGGTGACGCGCAGCGGGAGGCTCCTTGGCATCATCACCAAGAAGGACGTGCTGAGACACATGGCCCAGATGGCCAACCAGGACCCCGAATCCATCATGTTCAACTAG